In the genome of Bradyrhizobium sp. CIAT3101, one region contains:
- a CDS encoding M3 family metallopeptidase, translating into MSDPRQTTDSETNPLLKAWVTPFATPPFDEITPEHFLPAFEQAFADHSAEIAAITNDPATADFANTITALERSGKLLSKVASVFYDLVSAHSNPTILDIDKEVSLRMARHWNPIMMNAVLFGRIAQLHENRANLGLNPEQLRLLERTYTRFHRAGAGLSDEAKTRMAEINEKLAQLATGFSHHLLGDEQDWFMELGEADRQGLPESFVAAARAAAEDRGMEGKAIVTLSRSSTEPFLKSSARRDLREKVYKAFTARGDNGNSNDNNTTIGEILKLREESAKLLGYPTFAAYRLEDSMAKTPDAVRGLLERVWKPARARALADRDEMQALITEEGGNFKLAPWDWRFYAEKLRLQRANFDDAAIKPYLTLDHMIAAAFDCATRLFGVTFAERKDVPVWHPDVRVWEVKGPDGKHKALFYGDYYARPSKRSGAWMTSLRDQQKLDGEIAPLVINVCNFAKGTGAEPSLLSPDDARTLFHEFGHGLHGMLSNVTYPSLSGTSVFTDFVELPSQLYEHWQERPEVLQQFARHYQTGEPLPDDLLKRFLAARKFNQGFATVEFVSSALVDLEFHSQPAAAVQDVRAFEKKELEKIGMPEEISMRHRPTQFGHIFSGDHYAAGYYSYMWSEVMDADAFGAFEEAGNIFDPAVAKRLHDDIYSSGGSVDPEAAYEAFRGRPPEPDALLRRRGLLNDAKAA; encoded by the coding sequence ATGTCAGATCCCCGCCAAACCACGGACTCCGAGACCAACCCGCTGCTGAAGGCCTGGGTGACGCCGTTTGCGACCCCGCCTTTCGACGAGATCACGCCGGAGCACTTCCTGCCCGCCTTCGAGCAGGCCTTCGCCGATCACTCCGCCGAGATCGCGGCGATCACCAACGATCCCGCTACGGCCGACTTCGCCAACACCATCACGGCGCTGGAGCGTTCCGGCAAGCTGCTCAGCAAGGTCGCCTCCGTGTTCTACGACCTGGTCTCGGCGCATTCCAACCCGACCATCCTGGACATCGACAAGGAGGTCTCCTTGCGGATGGCGCGGCACTGGAATCCGATCATGATGAACGCCGTGCTGTTTGGCCGCATCGCCCAGCTGCACGAGAACCGCGCCAATCTCGGCCTCAACCCGGAGCAGCTCCGCCTGCTGGAGCGCACCTACACCCGCTTCCACCGCGCCGGCGCCGGCCTCTCCGACGAGGCCAAGACGCGCATGGCCGAGATCAACGAGAAGCTGGCCCAGCTCGCGACCGGCTTCAGCCATCACCTGCTCGGCGACGAGCAGGACTGGTTCATGGAGTTAGGGGAGGCCGACCGCCAGGGCCTGCCGGAGAGCTTTGTGGCCGCCGCCAGGGCTGCGGCAGAAGATCGCGGCATGGAAGGCAAGGCCATCGTGACGCTGTCACGCTCCTCGACCGAGCCGTTCCTGAAGAGCTCGGCCCGGCGCGACCTGCGCGAGAAGGTCTACAAGGCCTTCACCGCGCGCGGCGACAACGGCAATTCCAACGACAACAACACGACCATCGGCGAGATCCTGAAGCTGCGCGAGGAGAGCGCCAAGCTGTTGGGCTACCCGACCTTCGCCGCCTACCGTCTCGAAGACTCCATGGCCAAGACGCCGGATGCGGTTCGCGGCCTGCTCGAGCGGGTCTGGAAGCCGGCCCGGGCCCGGGCGCTCGCCGACCGCGACGAGATGCAGGCGCTGATCACGGAGGAGGGCGGCAATTTCAAGCTCGCTCCCTGGGACTGGCGCTTCTACGCCGAAAAGCTCCGCCTGCAGCGCGCCAATTTCGACGACGCCGCGATCAAGCCCTATCTGACGCTCGACCACATGATCGCGGCGGCCTTCGACTGCGCCACCCGCCTGTTCGGCGTCACTTTCGCCGAGCGCAAGGACGTGCCGGTCTGGCACCCGGATGTCCGGGTCTGGGAGGTGAAGGGTCCCGACGGCAAGCACAAGGCGCTGTTCTACGGCGACTACTATGCCCGGCCGTCAAAGCGCTCCGGCGCCTGGATGACCTCGCTGCGCGACCAGCAGAAGCTCGACGGCGAGATCGCGCCGCTCGTCATCAATGTCTGCAATTTTGCCAAGGGCACGGGCGCCGAGCCCTCGCTGCTATCGCCCGACGATGCCCGCACCCTGTTCCACGAGTTCGGCCACGGCCTGCACGGCATGCTCTCCAACGTGACCTACCCGTCGCTGTCGGGCACCTCGGTGTTCACCGATTTCGTCGAGCTGCCCTCGCAGCTCTACGAGCACTGGCAGGAGCGGCCCGAGGTGCTGCAGCAGTTCGCCCGCCACTACCAGACCGGCGAGCCGCTGCCGGACGATCTGCTCAAGCGCTTCCTTGCCGCGCGCAAGTTCAACCAGGGCTTTGCCACCGTCGAGTTCGTCTCCTCGGCGCTGGTGGATCTCGAATTCCACTCCCAGCCTGCCGCGGCCGTGCAGGATGTCCGCGCCTTCGAGAAGAAGGAGCTGGAGAAGATCGGCATGCCCGAGGAAATCTCGATGCGGCACCGGCCGACCCAGTTCGGCCACATCTTCTCCGGCGACCACTACGCGGCCGGCTATTACAGCTACATGTGGTCGGAGGTGATGGACGCCGACGCCTTCGGCGCGTTCGAGGAGGCCGGCAACATCTTCGATCCGGCGGTGGCCAAGCGTCTGCACGACGACATCTATTCGAGCGGCGGATCGGTCGATCCGGAGGCGGCCTATGAGGCCTTCCGCGGCCGCCCGCCCGAGCCCGACGCGCTGCTCCGTCGTCGCGGCCTGCTCAACGACGCGAAGGCGGCTTGA
- a CDS encoding N-acetyltransferase has product MTAFRKPQVALTSKAAPFAIRAERAVDVAAREALLDASFGEDRHDRTCQRLRDGRAPAAGLALSAVREGTLVGTVRLWHVSAGGRPALVLGPLAVDPACRELGIGAALMQQALAAARARGHTAVILLGDAPYYARFGFSAEKTGALMLPGPFERERLLAIEFEAGALDGAEGMIVPTGAALPKRRVVRPLQAHAA; this is encoded by the coding sequence ATGACTGCTTTTCGGAAGCCACAAGTCGCCCTCACTTCGAAAGCCGCTCCGTTCGCGATCCGTGCGGAACGTGCTGTCGACGTCGCCGCCCGTGAAGCGCTGCTGGATGCCAGTTTTGGCGAAGACCGCCATGACCGCACCTGCCAGCGCCTGCGCGACGGACGTGCACCTGCCGCAGGCCTTGCCCTGTCGGCTGTGCGCGAGGGGACACTCGTGGGAACCGTGCGGCTGTGGCACGTCAGCGCCGGAGGCAGGCCCGCTTTGGTCCTCGGACCGCTGGCGGTGGACCCTGCCTGCCGCGAGCTCGGGATCGGCGCCGCGCTGATGCAACAAGCGCTGGCCGCCGCCCGGGCGCGCGGGCATACCGCCGTCATCCTGCTCGGCGATGCGCCCTACTATGCCCGTTTCGGCTTCTCGGCCGAGAAGACCGGCGCGCTGATGCTGCCCGGCCCGTTCGAGCGCGAGCGCCTGCTGGCAATCGAATTCGAGGCCGGTGCGCTGGATGGCGCCGAGGGGATGATCGTCCCGACCGGCGCGGCCCTGCCCAAACGGAGGGTAGTTCGTCCCCTCCAGGCGCACGCGGCCTAA
- a CDS encoding homospermidine synthase, with translation MSHPSQIYAKITGPIVMVGFGSIGKGTLPMIERHLDYDKSRVTVIDPKDEGRKAHCEKQNVRFIQKAVTRDNYRELLTPLLTEGGGQGFCVNLSVDTGSTDIMELCNELGALYIDTVNEPWLGFYFDSTKGPEARSNYALREVTLAAKKARPAGSTTAVSCCGANPGMVSFFVKQALLNVAADLKLNAPKPKTKAEWADLMRQAGIKGIHIAERDTQRSKTPKEPDVFVNTWSVEGFLSEGVQPSELGWGTHEKWMPENARTHEAGCGAAIYLMQPGANTRVRTWCPTRGAQYGFLVTHNESISISDYFTVRDASGKAIYRPTCHYAYHPADDAVLSLHEMFGRAAKMQEKHHILEEDEIVDGIDELGVLLFGHDNNAYWYGSQLSIEETRALAPYQNATALQVTSAVLGGMVWALENPREGIVEADEMDFDRLLEIQLPYLGPVKGFYTDWTPLTDRPGLFPEDIDTSDPWQFRNILVR, from the coding sequence ATGAGCCACCCCTCGCAGATCTACGCGAAGATCACCGGTCCCATCGTCATGGTCGGCTTCGGCTCCATCGGCAAAGGCACGCTGCCGATGATCGAGCGGCATCTCGATTACGACAAGTCCCGCGTCACCGTGATCGACCCCAAGGACGAGGGCCGCAAGGCGCATTGCGAGAAGCAGAATGTGCGCTTCATCCAGAAGGCCGTGACCAGGGACAATTACCGCGAATTGCTGACCCCGCTGCTGACCGAAGGCGGCGGCCAGGGCTTTTGCGTCAATCTCTCGGTCGACACCGGCTCGACCGACATCATGGAGCTCTGCAACGAGCTCGGCGCGCTCTATATCGACACCGTCAACGAGCCCTGGCTCGGCTTCTATTTCGATTCGACCAAGGGCCCGGAAGCGCGCTCCAATTATGCACTTCGCGAAGTGACGCTGGCCGCCAAGAAGGCGCGCCCGGCGGGCTCGACCACGGCTGTGTCCTGCTGCGGCGCCAATCCCGGCATGGTCTCCTTCTTCGTCAAGCAGGCACTGCTCAACGTCGCGGCCGACCTGAAGCTCAATGCCCCCAAGCCGAAGACCAAGGCAGAATGGGCTGACCTGATGCGGCAGGCCGGTATCAAGGGTATCCACATCGCCGAACGCGACACCCAGCGCTCCAAGACACCGAAGGAGCCGGACGTCTTCGTCAACACCTGGTCGGTGGAAGGTTTCCTCTCCGAAGGCGTGCAGCCGTCCGAGCTCGGCTGGGGCACCCACGAGAAATGGATGCCCGAGAATGCGCGCACCCACGAAGCCGGCTGCGGCGCGGCCATCTATCTGATGCAGCCCGGCGCCAACACGCGCGTGCGCACCTGGTGTCCGACCCGCGGCGCGCAATACGGCTTCCTCGTCACCCACAACGAGTCGATCTCGATCTCCGATTACTTCACGGTGCGTGACGCATCGGGCAAGGCGATCTATCGGCCGACCTGCCACTATGCCTATCACCCGGCCGACGACGCCGTGCTGTCGCTGCACGAAATGTTCGGCCGCGCCGCCAAGATGCAGGAGAAGCACCACATCCTCGAGGAGGACGAGATCGTCGACGGCATCGACGAGCTCGGCGTGCTGCTGTTCGGCCACGACAACAACGCCTATTGGTACGGCTCGCAGCTCTCGATCGAAGAGACCCGCGCGCTCGCGCCCTATCAGAACGCCACCGCCCTGCAGGTGACCTCCGCCGTGCTCGGCGGCATGGTGTGGGCGCTGGAAAACCCCAGGGAAGGCATCGTCGAAGCCGACGAGATGGATTTCGATCGCCTGCTGGAAATCCAGCTGCCGTATCTCGGCCCGGTGAAGGGTTTCTACACCGACTGGACGCCGCTGACGGATCGTCCGGGACTGTTCCCGGAAGACATCGACACCAGCGATCCCTGGCAGTTCCGGAATATTCTGGTGCGGTGA
- a CDS encoding acetoacetate decarboxylase, translating into MKIEDVRRTAYSMPLTNPSFPPGPYRFFNREYFIITYRTDPDALAAIVPEPLEVAEPVVKYEFIRMPDSTGFGDYTETGQVIPVRFKGELGAYTHAMYLDDEGPIAGGRELWGFPKKLARPKIEVESDVLVGSLHYGSVLCASATMGYKHRKVDLDAVLQPMKAPNFILKIIPHVDGSPRICELVRFHLEDITLKEAWTGPAALGLFPHALCDVARLPVREVISALHFKADLTLGLGSVAFDYMAK; encoded by the coding sequence ATGAAGATCGAGGACGTCCGCCGTACCGCTTACTCGATGCCGCTCACCAACCCGTCGTTCCCGCCAGGGCCATATCGCTTTTTCAACCGCGAATATTTCATCATCACCTACAGGACCGATCCCGACGCCCTTGCCGCCATCGTGCCGGAGCCGCTCGAGGTGGCGGAGCCGGTGGTGAAATACGAATTCATCCGTATGCCCGACTCCACCGGCTTCGGTGACTACACCGAGACCGGGCAGGTGATCCCGGTCCGTTTCAAAGGTGAGCTGGGCGCTTACACCCACGCGATGTATCTCGACGACGAAGGTCCGATCGCCGGCGGCCGCGAGCTGTGGGGCTTTCCGAAGAAGCTGGCACGGCCGAAGATCGAGGTCGAGAGCGACGTGCTGGTCGGCTCGCTGCATTATGGTTCGGTGCTCTGTGCCTCAGCGACCATGGGCTACAAGCACCGCAAGGTCGACCTTGACGCGGTGCTGCAGCCGATGAAGGCACCGAACTTCATCCTGAAGATCATCCCGCATGTCGACGGTAGCCCTCGGATCTGCGAGCTGGTGCGCTTCCATCTCGAGGACATCACACTGAAGGAAGCCTGGACCGGTCCCGCCGCACTCGGCCTGTTTCCTCACGCGCTCTGCGACGTCGCCCGCCTGCCGGTGCGCGAAGTGATCTCGGCGTTGCACTTCAAGGCGGACCTGACGCTCGGGCTCGGCAGCGTGGCGTTCGATTACATGGCCAAGTAA
- a CDS encoding type III PLP-dependent enzyme — MTERIQEFLRNRRKEGLDTEPCLVVDLEVVRDNYQTFAKALPDSRVFYAVKANPAPEVLALLASMGSCFDTATVAEIEMALAAGATPDRISFGNTIKKERDIARAFALGIRLFAVDCVPEVEKVARAAPGAKVFCRILYDCAGAEWPLSRKFGCDPEMAVEVLDVAKRLGLEPCGISFHVGSQQRKVKAWDRALAMASQVFRDCAERGINLTMVNMGGGFPTKYLKDVPPVVTYGRSIFRALRKHFGNQIPETIIEPGRGMVGNAGIIESEVVLISKKSDEDEVRWVYLDIGKFGGLAETMDESIRYAIRTPHDGADMTPCVLAGPTCDSADVLYEKTPYPLPVTLEIGDKLLIEGTGAYTSTYSAVAFNGIPPLRTYHI; from the coding sequence ATGACCGAACGTATCCAGGAATTCCTGCGCAACCGCCGCAAGGAAGGTCTCGACACCGAGCCGTGCCTCGTCGTCGACCTCGAGGTCGTGCGCGACAATTACCAGACCTTCGCCAAGGCGCTGCCCGACAGCCGCGTGTTCTATGCCGTCAAGGCGAACCCGGCGCCGGAAGTGCTGGCACTGCTGGCCTCCATGGGCTCCTGCTTCGACACCGCGACCGTCGCCGAGATCGAGATGGCGCTGGCCGCCGGTGCGACGCCCGACCGCATCTCCTTCGGCAACACGATCAAGAAGGAGCGCGACATCGCGCGTGCCTTCGCGCTCGGCATTCGCCTGTTCGCGGTCGATTGCGTCCCCGAGGTCGAGAAGGTCGCCCGCGCCGCCCCCGGCGCGAAGGTGTTCTGCCGCATCCTCTATGACTGCGCCGGCGCCGAATGGCCGCTGTCGCGCAAGTTCGGCTGCGACCCGGAAATGGCCGTCGAGGTGCTCGACGTCGCCAAGCGCCTGGGCCTGGAGCCGTGCGGCATCTCCTTCCATGTCGGCTCGCAGCAGCGCAAGGTGAAGGCGTGGGACCGTGCGCTGGCGATGGCCTCGCAGGTGTTCCGCGACTGCGCCGAGCGCGGCATCAACCTGACCATGGTCAACATGGGCGGCGGCTTCCCGACCAAGTACCTCAAGGACGTGCCGCCGGTGGTGACCTACGGCCGTTCGATCTTCCGCGCGCTGCGCAAGCACTTCGGCAACCAGATTCCGGAGACCATCATCGAGCCGGGTCGCGGCATGGTGGGCAACGCCGGCATCATCGAATCCGAGGTCGTGCTCATCTCGAAGAAGAGCGACGAGGACGAGGTGCGCTGGGTGTACCTGGACATCGGCAAGTTCGGCGGTCTCGCCGAGACCATGGACGAGTCGATCCGCTACGCCATCCGCACCCCGCATGACGGCGCGGACATGACCCCGTGCGTGCTCGCAGGCCCGACCTGCGACAGCGCCGACGTGCTGTACGAGAAGACCCCGTATCCGCTTCCGGTGACACTCGAGATCGGCGACAAGCTGCTGATCGAAGGCACCGGGGCCTATACGTCGACCTACTCGGCGGTGGCATTCAACGGCATCCCGCCGCTGCGGACCTACCACATCTAA
- a CDS encoding RidA family protein: MSRRLISTGSPLEKSVGYSRAVIDGDFAFVAGTTGYDYTTMTMPADVTSQSRNCFKTIEAALREGGFEMADIVRATYYVTDASYIDAHFAVCGEVLGDIRPAATLLVVSALAKPEMKVEIEVTAKRRSA; the protein is encoded by the coding sequence ATGTCCCGTCGCCTGATTTCCACCGGCTCCCCCCTCGAGAAGAGCGTCGGCTACAGCCGCGCCGTGATCGACGGCGACTTCGCCTTCGTCGCAGGAACCACCGGCTATGACTACACGACGATGACGATGCCGGCCGATGTCACGAGCCAGTCACGCAACTGCTTCAAGACCATCGAGGCCGCCCTGCGGGAGGGCGGATTCGAGATGGCCGATATCGTCCGTGCGACCTACTACGTCACCGACGCCAGCTACATCGACGCCCACTTCGCCGTCTGCGGCGAGGTTCTCGGTGACATCAGACCGGCTGCGACCTTGCTGGTCGTCAGCGCGCTCGCCAAGCCCGAGATGAAGGTCGAGATCGAAGTCACCGCCAAGCGCCGCAGCGCCTGA